The genomic DNA CTACATAATAAGCATCTCATTACTAAGCATGATAAATTGATAAGTATTGAATTAACTATATTGTTTCAGTCACATCCTCCTATTGCTTGGGGAAATAGAACCCGTGTTATATTGGATGTTGGGTGTGGAGTTGCTAGCTTTGGGGGTTTCCTTTTTGAAAGAGACGTGCTTGCTTTATCATTTGCTCCCAAAGATGAGCATGAGGCGCAAGTGCAATTCGCGCTGGAACGTGGTATTCCTGCAATGTTAAATGTTATGGGAACCAAAAGATTACCCTTTCCTGGTTCTGTTTTTGACCTTATCCATTGTGCTCGTTGTAGAGTCCCTTGGCATATTGAAGGTAAAAGTGTGTCCCATTGTATTCTTTTGccttatttttgttctttttcccttacttttttttgttgttgtctgaaATGAAGGTGGTAAACTCCTTTTGGAATTGAATCGTGCTTTGAGGCCGGGTGGTTTCTTTGTCTGGTCAGCAACTCCAGTCTATAGGAAGAACGAGGAAGATTCTGGTATATGGAAAGGTTAGAAACTTGATCTTTCTTCTGTGTTTGCTCCTTGCCTCAAAATAGGCTTTTGAAATATGATTTCTAACTTTGGAGAGGCCTTCTTTGTGCTGTAGCAATGTCGGAGCTCACAAAGGCAATGTGCTGGAAGCTGGTGACAATTAAGAAAGACAAATTGAATGAAGTTGGGGCTGCCATATACCAAAAGCCAACTTCAAATAAATGTTACAACAAAAGACTTCAAAATGAGCCACCTCTCTGCAAGGATTCCGATGATCAAAATGCAGCCTGGTATAGTGACCTAAAATCCTGCGTAAATTTACTATTAGTAAACCAATGCAGTCTGATGCTCATATGTTGAATTTGTGGTTTAGGAATGTTCCACTTGAGGCATGTATGCATAAAGTGACAGAAGATTCATCGAAGCGAGGAGCGGTGTGGCCAAACATGTGGCCAGAAAGGCTCGAGACTGCGCCTGAGTGGTTGGATTCAAAGGAAGGTGTTTATGGAAAACCTGCACAAGAGGATTTCACAGCGGACCAAGAGAAATGGAAAACTATTGTCTCAAAGTCATACCTTAGTGGCATGGAAATCGATTGGTCGAATGTGAGAAATGTGATGGACATGAGAGCAGTCTATGGAGGATTTGCTGCTGCATTGAAGGATCTGAAACTATGGGTGATGAACGTGGTTCCTGTAGACGCGCCAGATACACTGCCGATCATATATGAACGTGGTTTATTTGGAATCTATCATGACTGGTGTGAATCATTCAACACTTATCCCAGAACTTATGACCTTCTCCATGCCGATCATCTTTTCTCTACCCTGAGGAAGAGGTAGATAGCATCACCGAttctttttattctctctcaaaTGCAGAGCTTGATGATCTGATATGATTTGATGAATATCAAACCCTTTTCTTTTGCATTACAGGTGCAGTTTGGTGTCGGTAATGGCTGAAATTGATCGAATTCTTAGGCCACAGGGAACTTTCATCATTAGAGACGACATGGAAACAATAGGAGAAGTTGAGAAAATGGTGAAATCCATGAAATGGAACGTTAAAATGACGCAGTCCAAAGATAATGAAGGCTTGCTTTCCATTCAAAAGTCATGGTGGCGTCCTGCAGAAACTGAGACAATCAAATCTGCAATAGGTTAAActagtcaaaaagaaaaagtaaagcaTCACTTGAATATAGTTTTCAGTAAAGTTGGTTCTTTCAGGCCTTGAGAGATGTTGTATACGTAAAACTTTACAACATAAGATTGTTTTACCGTGTTAGCTCTCAAAAGGTATATACAAGatgagttttcttttgtttttctgaaattttgtgaCTCTGAGACTCTTCCCGTATATGATAATGAATATATAAAGGTTAGACATTAAATCAACATTAAATAGTTTGGATATTACCAATATAACATGGAGAAGTTACTTTAGCAACAAAGTTATCTTATACAAACAGAGTGTTCTTCTTATTAGCTTACAGTTAGTGGCGATGAATCTTTACCGACCTGTTTTGACAAAAGGAGAGTTGACTCAAATAATTTCTGAGCTTCTTTATGTGAAATTTGTACTAATTTATAATTCATTCAGATTTGTTGCATCGTTTTCGAACTCAactgaaataaaagagaaagattgAACTCGAAGCAGCTATTCTTTTTGTACTGTTTTTGCAAACTCCATTCAAAGACAAGACAAAACAGGAATTCAGTTATCAAACTAATCCAAACAAAACCGTAATTCAATTATCCGAAGTCAAAATTTATAAGGATCCAAACggttttaaaaattctataCCGTAAAAATTCTATACCAGATTAGCCGAACAAAACCAAACGGAACCTGAATTTTGTGTAACTGAAATGTGTTAAACcaaattctattaaaaaatactaatttataaaaaacgAACCAAGCCAAAACTGAACCTGTAACAAGCCAAAATTTTGATATCTATATCAACATTCGAAATACATCTGCAATGTATCCTTTCAGTTATACTTAATTACATGGaatctttagaaaaaaatattttcaaaatttatccaATTTCTATAAATCTCTCTACctaattcaaacataaatatatgattctcttttcatttttatttgatcttatatttaaattattttgaattactatataatacatttacttaataaaatttgtgatttttttttttgcatatgatgtgattcaaattattttaaatggacatatattactcaatcgaAGAATAGACAAAATATGCATATAATGTCCCACATTTCAATCgaagaatagaaaaaatatGCATACAATGTCCCACATTGCTTGGAAAAATAGAGCAATGGTTTatagtcatactataaaagaaacaaaaatgattcCGAATACGAATGAGCAGAGATCgatttatcagacattcaaatttataaattttatttggtttacttTGGTTCTTTATCTTCAAgaattttcaacttttaaaaagttaaaatatcattaaatcaatgctacacaaataaaacatcatttcattattttgttaacactattaatattagaataatagacataattaagttgattaaattaatataaacaaataaagtgTCTCGCGGTATGCAGCGggttaaatcataaaattaacaaacaaatacaacttacaatttaaattgtttagttacaaatcaaataatttatccCTACCACgagttaaaatatatttagtctAAACAacaattcgtttttttttcttccagttTACTAGTTGGATTGGGATGATGATTCTGTGTATAAATAAAGGATATATTGACTCCCTTCTTTTCATAATTCAGATTCAAAGACAGAGAGATAATATGGACTTGCTACCCAATGATGTTGTGGAGCATATTCTGAAGAGAGTTGATGTGAAATCCTTGCTCAAATTCAAGTCTGTATCGAAAATGGAAATCCAAAATCCAATGTCGTGCTTTCCAAGTAAGACAACTGATGAATCGTAGGCAATCAGGTAATCCAGATGTTCTTTTCGTATCCGTATGTGATGAATCATATCTTTTTGATACAGTGTATGAATGTATGAGAACGTTGGCATTGGGGTCATCAGTTTCTGTTAAGATCCCTACTCCTTGGGCAAAAAAAGTCTTGTACAAAGTTTGCAAGAGTAGCTGTGATGGTCTGATATGCCTCTACGATGTCAATGTTCCAAATATTGTTGTCAATCCCACCACTCGATGGCATCAAACTTTCCCTCTTTCTACCTATCAACTACTCAAAGATCATGAAGACAAGGTCAGTTCAACTCCATGGGCTAATCTTGGATTCGGTAAAGACAAAATCAATGGCACATTCAAGCCAGTTTGCTTATATAATTCTGCTGAATTTGGCGGCCTTTACAACGATGACAACAACACTACTATTtgtgaagtttttgattttacCACCAATGCTTGGAGGTACGTTGTCCCTGCGTCCCCCTACCCGATTCTTCCTTATCAAGATCCTATATATGTAGATGGGTCACTTCATTGGCTCACTGAGGGTGAAACCACACATGTTTTGTCTTTTGATCTGCATACCGAAACTTTCCAAGTCATGTCTAAAGCTCCCTTtctccatcaccaccaccactctAATAGAGAGTTGGTCATGTGCAACCTTGATGATCGTTTGTGCGTATCCGAAAAAATGTGGCCCAACCAAGTGATATGGTCGTTTGATTCAGACCGGGGGACATGGACGGAAATATATTCCATAGATCTCAATATAGCTACCTCTTGGTTAGGGAAGCACAGATTCTCACTTTGTGGACAAGGACAAGTTATTGTTTTGTGAACCTCTAACTGGGGATCTATTGCTAACACTTGATCCCAAAACCAAATCTTATGAAATTAGTTACGAATTTTTGTATCGTACTCGTGTGTTTCCTCTTTGTTATTTCCAGAGTTTAATCACTATTCTTTAAAGGAGCTTATTATTTTCCGAAACATtgtaatttcaattttaataataaattttgtcaatattggtttggttgtgGTCTTGTGGATACTAGTCTACTACTAAATCTGCATGCTACATGTTTGTTTACGTAAGATTATTCTTACTTAattatatggttttgtttttccttgaCCATCTTCTCTAGTTTCCGAAGCCGAGGAGGTTCCTACTATTGAAATGACCCGTTTTCTTGATGCAGTTGGATTTGTGTAATGCAGATTCCACAATTGATTCTATTGTATTCGCTTGCTCTCGTCTTAGTCATATCATCTTGGGTGGAGCTGATGGTTCAAATTAATTGTTCCTTTTGATAGTTTAATATTTGTATCCATTGGCATTGAGAAAAGTTGTGTACATAAAAACTCTAGAACATAGTAAGATCGCTTAACAATTAGCTCCAAAGATATATTGAAGATAATTTTGCTCTGTTctcatgaaagaaaataatattcttctTTGACCTTATATATGATCTTAAGTATGACTTGGTGATTGTTAGAATAAACTATATAAGAATTGCCTCATAAACAGAATTCTCTATGGAGTTTGATAATCTTACAGTGATGAATAAATACTAGTAGTAATAGTAAAGAGATTCTGAGAAAAGATGTAGTCGGTTAACAAAACTGTCAGAATCAAGTAGACAATTCAAGTATGAAACTGAAATACTATCCAAACTTCTCTGAAACAAAATCTACAAGTCTGCGAAGAAATTATTTGTAGAGTCCAGAGTAGTcgatttactttttgttttcctcttggTGCCTGTAAAGCAAGAAAAACTCGAGATCAGATCATGTGATAGTTATCATCTCAAGGAAATGTTTAAGATGTTCCAAAAAGTTCAGTAGGTTTCTCTTTAGTTTACCTTTGGAAGACTTGGAAGGATCATTGTCAACGTCCATCCCATCGTTGTCACTGTCACTGTCTCCTGCAGCTCCAGATGCGTTCCCCGAGTTCCCATTAGAACCTtctagaatctcttctaggttCCACAACTAtatcaccaaaaacacaaaacatgtaaatcatAACTCTAAGGGCTTGAGTTTAGAGAGGATAAAATGATACCTTCAGCATACTATCGTGAGCTGTGCTACCGAGAAACTTGTTATCATGAGAGAGAGCTGCAAGAGAgattttaacagaaaaaaaattagaggttCGTTCAAGACCGAGTACAATAgtcaaaaaaagataaaatgttCTTAGNNNNNNNNNNNNNNNNNNNNNNNNNNNNNNNNNNNNNNNNNNNNNNNNNNNNNNNNNNNNNNNNNNNNNNNNNNNNNNNNNNNNNNNNNNNNNNNNNNNNNNNNNNNNNNNNNNNNNNNNNNNNNNNNNNNNNNNNNNNNNNNNNNNNNNNNNNNNNNNNNNNNNNNNNNNNNNNNNNNNNNNNNNNNNNNNNNNNNNNNNNNNNNNNNNNNNNNNNNNNNNNNNNNNNNNNNNNNNNNNNTACTATCCAAACTTCTCTGAAACAAAATCTACAAGTCTGCGAAGAAATTATTTGTAGAGTCCAGAGTAGTcgatttactttttgttttcctcttggTGCCTGTAAAGCAAGAAAAACTCGAGATCAGATCATGTTATAGTTATCATCTCAAGGAAATGTTTAAGATGTTCCAAAAAGTTCAGTAGGTTTCTCTTTAGTTTACCTTTGGAAGACTTGGAAGGATCGTTGTCAAGGTCCATCCCATCGTTGTCACTGTCACTGTGTCCTGCAGCTCCAGATGCGTTCCCCGAGTTCCCATTAGAACCTTCTAGAATCTCCTCTAGGTTCCACAACTAtatcaccaaaaacacaaaacatgtaaatcatAACTGTAAGGGCTTGAGTTTAGAGATGATAAAATTGATACCTTCAGCATACTATCATGAGCTGTGCTACCGAGAAACTTGTTATCATGTGAGAGAGCTGCAAGAGAgattttaacagaaaaaaaaattagaggttCGTTCAAGACCGAGTACAATAgtcaaaaaaagataaaatgttCTTAGACAGAGAGAATAGAATTCTAAATACCGAGATCTTCAATAGGGAAGTCGTGAGCCCCAATAGGCTGTATGATTCTGTTGGGCAGTATTCCAACGAGGCTacagaaaaaaatgtatataaaactTGATTGAGTGAAGTGAAGATAAAGAGTAAAGAGCTTTCTCCCATGGAAGCAGAGTATTTTTCTGTTACCTAAGTATTCCATTATCACATCCAGTGATAACTCTGTCCTCATCAAGCTACAGCATAAATCCACAAGGCTTCCATCAGTAAAAGGGCCCCTAATGCTACAGTAACCATGTGCTTTAATAAAGTGTATCAGCATCTCACCTTTAATAGAGTATCAACTGAATTTGGAGATAGATCAACAAACCGATCGCTGTAGACAAAACAAACGTTTCAGACAGTTAGGTATCAATACtctcttatttaaaattttccaatgCCTTAAAACCTTTAACATAGGTACTGTCAGAGATATATGAGTTACCTGCAATCCTTGAAAAATCCCCATGAATACAACAAGAGATTACCATTCTGAGTTCCACTGATAACTTTACGGCCATTCTGAAATCAATCAGGTAAGAAGCAAACGATAACACATACATTAGATAAGTGGAAACGGTATGGAGAGAGAAGAGCTTGGGATGACGCATCCTGGCTACAAATACTTTTCTGTTTGATAGATATATTAGTGAATAAATTACACAGGAATATACTGGAATTACCTTCATTATCACAACAGAAAGTAGTTCGTCTTCAGAAAATTCAGACTGAGATTGGAGCTTACTAGTTCTGAGATTACAGACAGACAGAGTCCCATCTCCACTAAACGgtgtcaaagaaacaaaaataaatgatataagCAGAAAAGTCttatatgaaaattcaaaagaatTAACTGAATCAGATGACTACAAAAAAGCCAAACCTTGTTGCCACTAGTTTCATTGAATCAGATGCAAAGGTCATGTCAGAAATGTAATCCTCATGTGCATTAAATTCATGAGAGCAAGAGCGCTGTCTCGTATCCCAAACCTGAGGAGATGATTATACATTATCGTAAGTTATGATTTCCAACACAAGCACATAATTGCACTCCAAAAAAGTAATGATGCCCCAAATGAATTGGGCAAAACTTTAGACAGGGAATACTAAGTTCTTGAGGCAGAAGACACACACACAACTAAAATGCTAAGGACCACAAATCCTAATTCTTCTCtcacaaaaaaattacagagaGACCATCAGAGTAGTTGGAATAAAGACGAAAAGGGAATGTAACAGACCTTAACGCAGCCATTATCATCTCCTGAAGCGATAGTTGTCTCAGTAACATTAATCAAAGTATTAATAGCATCCCTACAAGACCAATGCGAAAAATTCTCAATTACCAGTCAGCTAAAAATTGTATCCAAAATAAGAAAGGAAAGGGGAATTAGTTACATACTCGTGAGCATTCTCAAGATGTGCAACACTAGTACCAGTCTCCACATCAGTAGCTAGAATAGAGCAATCAGCTGAAGCAGTGACAACTCCTAAAACCCcccaacaaaaaagaaacatgtaattTAAAGCAGAACTCAAGCATTGCTAAGATATGAGCTCAAATATAGTTCGAAGgttaaagaaacaaactttggCCATCATCAATGAAACGAACAGCTCTGCAAGACTCCTTATGTGCACGAACTTTACGTTCCCTAGATCACCAAACACAAACTCAGCAAACACCCACAACGAAAGAGAGGAACTTTGCAGATAAAAAAGagagctttttaaaaaatacctgACAAGTGAAGAATCTGAGTCGTATCGGTATCTGCAAAAGAGAAAGGTTGGAGATTTTTACATAATTGGTCTCTCTGATTATTGTGAATTGGAAAAACgaaggaagaggaaaagagaaagggaaTTTTACAGATGCAAGTGGCCATCGATGAGACCAGCAGCCACTAGATTTTGAGATGGATGGAAGTCGATACCGAACGCGTTAGCTCCCAAATCGATCTCCATATCACTCCTACCCCGACCGAGAATCTTAATTACAAAAACTGCTCCCCCCACAAGTACAGAGACAAGAAGACTAGTGACTAAACTAAAGAAGGCCGTCGCGCCGAAGTGAGtagggtttaaggtttttttttttttttgtatcgaGAGATCCTCTGTTTTCTAATTTTGCAATTAGGTCCCTCGGATCTTTGGggttctttttttctctgtttgctgACTTTTACAATTAGGACCCGtttcttttctaaaatcttatatttaccgattttttttgctaatggATTTTATAAGGAATTTGTGATGCTCATAAGACTCATAACGACTAATTTAAGTTTCACCAACtttggtatttttaattttctgcaTTTCCGATCAATCATGCTCTTTAATTGTTAGCTTGTTTTGTCAAAGTTTATTATAACTAAGGTGAGCTATTATTAGAGTTCGCACTAtctttgttcatcttcttcttggtttttatAGGAGCCAGGTTCTCACGATTATGTTGACAATGATTGGTTATTTTTGGTCCATCTTGTGCCTTGTCagagttctctttttttttttgttaaggttGTCTATACTTGTGAGTGTGAAAACTGCTCAATCTTGATTATTCGTATTGACGACCATGAGGTATTTGTGCAAAATGATCTTTATACAACTGCCATTAAGACAGGATATTACTTAGAAATAAGATTCCTGATTATGATACTGACttgtaaatctatataataataacaatccgaataaatgcgatcaacagttgtgttttttcaatcgtaccttttggatattttctgaaaagtcatgatggatcattaaaacggttatttatgaaaagttacaaatGTTCACtgtaaaattatattgattAGAGAAcattcatatttttgaaatctttataaatttgtctgtttgaactgttttcatttttttgccatgatacaaaatcatctaaaaatataatttcaacggtttatacattttttctaaattattttctagcattcattcttttaataaaagatttttggaatgatgaatattatttacatcttttaattaatttcaaatataaaagtttaatgaaaatacctagagtgtttttccaagagttagatggattacatagtgagtttttggatttgacttttcaatatggtaataaagatgctttcatatataaaaatttaatgaaaatacctatatataataacaatccgaataaatgccaccaaaagttgtgttttttcgatcgtactttttggataattttccaaaaaaatctgtagaaaatttaaattgtttacaaaaagttgtgattgttcattgtaacggttttttgtaaagttgtgattgttcattgtaacggttttttgtaaagttgcaactgttcattgtagagttgtatctatttgaatatttgtatattttgaaatttatatatatttgtctgtttgaactgttttcattttttttgccatgacaccaaataatataaaatttcaatctcaacggtttttacagctctctaaattattctctaacattcattcttttaagagtaaagagattcctccacttcttgatttaacaaaaaattttggaatgatgaatctaatttacaacttttagttaattttatatctagagtctttttccaagagttagatggattatataatgagcttttggatttgacttttgaatatagTAATAAAGATGCGttttatttaaaagcagtttatatgagtttgtaggtataatcaaTTGCAGacacaacagttgcgatttttcgatgtaccttttcgtaaaaaaatgttttttttttgtttttttttaattcaaacggttgtatatgttcattgtagaattgtgtctttttactatattttatttatattttttcatcacaacttttcgttctaataggtgtgtctatttaaatagtcatgcattttgaactctctttatatttgtctcttcatcactaactaacaagttcgttgaaacaaattttccattttatgttgaatctagataattgaatataatctataatctagctaaaattttagaaataattatagcaatagagaaaaatacaactaaatattgaatttacagttgtgtctattcatcTTTAACTTtccgtttaaaaaatataatgacaatctgaataaatgagaacaacagttgcaacttttcgtagtacatttttgtaaaaagttttgttttatttgttctttaaaaaaaaactcaaacagttgtatttgttcattgtagatttgtgtcttttcactatattttattcatattttttcatcacaatttttcgttctaataggtgtgtctatttaaatagtcatatcttttgaactctctatatatttgtctcttcatcaaaaacttacaaatcattgttcgttgaaacaaatttttcattttatgttaaatctaaataatttgaatattaatatctaatacttaatgttattctataatctaactaaaattttagaaatgattatagtagtataataaaacttaatatagaatttacagttgcatCTATTAAGCataacttttcgttaaaaactattttaatatttaaaatttattttattttgttcttaagagttgtgtattttaatttattttttttgttgatactgtttcactcattattaaatatatttttaattatagttcttcaatagaaaattacattactcattatatccattagttcaatattctcagtaaTGATCACTTTtacataatgatttttttaatattaggtCTTTactataattcttcataaaaatatcttatatttataatattttaaacaatatgttttgcaaagctgctattgtatataatattttttgttataagttttcattttgatgattgtgtttttagtaacagtttatgtattcaaactattctattacattcaaataatttcataatgtatagttttaaattttaaatttagtttttttttctaaaatacttctcCCGCGATATCGTCTGAGTCCTAGTTCTAATTAATAAGGCACCAACTTAAGAAGAGTAAAACCAAAGATTTGGGATGGGATATATAAACAGGGGTACAGTAACAGTTAGCTTATTATGATAAAGCTACCAGTGTCGCAAAACGT from Camelina sativa cultivar DH55 chromosome 7, Cs, whole genome shotgun sequence includes the following:
- the LOC104700011 gene encoding probable methyltransferase PMT25, with the protein product MAMGKYSRVDGKKSSSYGLTVTIVLVISLCLVGAWMFTSSWSAPADSVDYSSSDIAKDVEPVTKNDLKKEEGDRDQKNFSDEKNEEKEVVTENNEVNTETEKSAEGNQVDESSGETTEAVEEKKVSDDSNIDGDGEKEKKNVKEVESESDEASQKEKTQLEESTEENKSEDGNGNEEKSEEKPEENASETEESSTEKSNKDVFPAGDQAEITKESSTRDGAWSTQLVESQNEKKVQESSISKDQSSYGWKTCNVTAGPDYIPCLDNWQVIKKLQSTMHYEHRERHCPEESPHCLVTLPDGYKRSIKWPKSREKIWYNNVPHTKLAEIKGHQNWVKMSGEHLTFPGGGTQFKNGALHYIDFIQQSHPPIAWGNRTRVILDVGCGVASFGGFLFERDVLALSFAPKDEHEAQVQFALERGIPAMLNVMGTKRLPFPGSVFDLIHCARCRVPWHIEGGKLLLELNRALRPGGFFVWSATPVYRKNEEDSGIWKAMSELTKAMCWKLVTIKKDKLNEVGAAIYQKPTSNKCYNKRLQNEPPLCKDSDDQNAAWNVPLEACMHKVTEDSSKRGAVWPNMWPERLETAPEWLDSKEGVYGKPAQEDFTADQEKWKTIVSKSYLSGMEIDWSNVRNVMDMRAVYGGFAAALKDLKLWVMNVVPVDAPDTLPIIYERGLFGIYHDWCESFNTYPRTYDLLHADHLFSTLRKRCSLVSVMAEIDRILRPQGTFIIRDDMETIGEVEKMVKSMKWNVKMTQSKDNEGLLSIQKSWWRPAETETIKSAIG
- the LOC104700012 gene encoding WD repeat-containing protein 55 isoform X2 — its product is MEIDLGANAFGIDFHPSQNLVAAGLIDGHLHLYRYDSDSSLVRERKVRAHKESCRAVRFIDDGQRVVTASADCSILATDVETGTSVAHLENAHEDAINTLINVTETTIASGDDNGCVKVWDTRQRSCSHEFNAHEDYISDMTFASDSMKLVATSGDGTLSVCNLRTSKLQSQSEFSEDELLSVVIMKNGRKVISGTQNGNLLLYSWGFFKDCSDRFVDLSPNSVDTLLKLDEDRVITGCDNGILSLVGILPNRIIQPIGAHDFPIEDLALSHDNKFLGSTAHDSMLKLWNLEEILEGSNGNSGNASGAAGDSDSDNDGMDVDNDPSKSSKGTKRKTKSKSTTLDSTNNFFADL
- the LOC104700012 gene encoding WD repeat-containing protein 55 isoform X1, with the protein product MEIDLGANAFGIDFHPSQNLVAAGLIDGHLHLYRYDSDSSLVRERKVRAHKESCRAVRFIDDGQRVVTASADCSILATDVETGTSVAHLENAHEDAINTLINVTETTIASGDDNGCVKVWDTRQRSCSHEFNAHEDYISDMTFASDSMKLVATSGDGTLSVCNLRTSKLQSQSEFSEDELLSVVIMKNGRKVISGTQNGNLLLYSWGFFKDCSDRFVDLSPNSVDTLLKLDEDRVITGCDNGILSLVGILPNRIIQPIGAHDFPIEDLALSHDNKFLGSTAHDSMLKLWNLEEILEGSNGNSGNASGAAGHSDSDNDGMDLDNDPSKSSKGTKRKTKSKSTTLDSTNNFFADL